In Oscillospiraceae bacterium, the sequence AAATATTCCTGCACTGCCGCCAGTTTTTGCTCCGGGGGTATTGACTTCTTGTTCTGCATTGCTATGCTCCTCTCTGTTTGTAGACTCACTTTTTCATCTGTCTAAACCGAGGGTAGCATAGCAAAATGTCCCGAAGTTAAAGTCAACGATTATCGCCGACGGGCAACTTTGCTTGCGTAAGTTTTTGGTTGTTTTTCGCTGTCACCGCCAACATTTTCATAATCTGCTCTCGCATTTGGGCGGGGGTAGTGCCTTTCGGGAAAAATTCTGCCAGTTCTTTGTTTGATAAAATCACGTTATCGTTCTCCTTTTTCTTTTGTTCCATCATAATGCCGTCAATGACATCGGGGTTGAAAGTATCTTTGTCGCTCATTTCGCGCATACGCTGTGCTTGCGCCAGTGACGGTGCTGAGCCGAGACTGTTAATGTTCTCGGCGATATAACGCTGGTGGCCTTTGTCCTTAATATGCGCTAACTCTACCGCCGTGGTAAATCCCATTTTTTTGGCATCAACCAATTCCATCAGTTCCGGCACGAGTTCGGTTAGCTTGATATATCGCTGAACTTGTTTGCCCGACATAGTATTTCGCTCACCGACAATAGCGTCTGCGCGTTCGCCCGTGCCGTCCCGCGCACCTTGCCGCTTGATAGCGTCACGTTGCATTTTAAGGGCTTGGGCTTTTTCTGAAACTAGGATATTTTCCCGTTGAGTTTGGTTGTCCTCGACCATTTGCTGGATGGCTTGGTCATCTGTCAAGTCACGGATAACGGCAGGAATTTTTGCTATTTCGGCATTTCCGGCAGCGTGGTCACGGCGGTGTCCCGACACCATTTCAAATTCGAACCCGTCGGGGTCGTCTTTGAGTGGTCGGAGCGTGACAGCTTGCGTGATGCCGTGGATTTTGACGCTTTCGGTCAATGCTTGCATTTCGGCGTTATCGCCCACTTTGTACGGGTGGTTCTTGAACGGGCGAATTTTTGAACGCTCTACGAGTACAATTTTTTCCGGCTTTTGTGGGATGACTTTTGCTGTGGGTGTGATGTTTGGGGGGATAGCGGGGGTAGCTGCCTCAATGTTTGGTTTGGCGGGACTGTCTGCGGAGTTTTCCTCTTTGGACTTGTCTGATGGTTTGGTATTCGTTGAGGGTACTTGGGCGGCATTCGTTTTTTCGGGTTTGTCTGCTTCGGGCGGTACGGGCGTTGTTATCGGAGATTTTTCCGCTGCTGTTGGCGGTTTAGTGGGTGTAGTTTTTTCGGGGGTATCAGACTTGGCGGGGGCGGACGCGGTTTTTTTGTCTGTCTTTGCCTCTGTTGGTGGCTTTTCATCTTTGGGTGCGTTTGATGTTGGCACAATCGGCTCTTTGGGGGCAGTTGGCGCGGGGTTGTTCGGCTTGCTTGGTGGCGTAACCTCCGGCGATTGCGGCGCAGTGACGGGTGGCATAGGTTTTACGCCTTGCGTTGACTTTGGGGCGGGTGTTGCTTGCGGGGCTTTCTTCTTAGGCTTTTTAGCCATGTGTGGTTCCTCCGGTAAAAATAAATTATGGCGACGCTAGGCGGAAGACACTTTTCGCACAGCGTCGTCATGTATAAAAATAAAATCGCGCCCTATTCGGCGCATTGATTGGGCTATTGTCTTATTGCGGGTGTTGTGCTATAATCAACACAGGTTGCAGTGGAACGGAAACCGCGCTTTTCGCGCAATTGTAATCATGTTGTAATAATCACCTCTCTTGATGGGGCTGTGGGCAACAAAAAACGCCCGATTGAAAACAATCGAGCGCATTTATAGCCTTTGAAACTGAGAAATATTATGGTTTGCCTCTGACGTTTCGCTGTCGCGAAAGTCGACGGCGTGTGTAGCTAGTGTGTCACTAGCGGGAGCGCGGGCTTGTAGCTAGTACGCTCCTAATGGGTTCGTTTTTGGCTAGGTTTTTGCTGTCTGTCATGCCTTGAAACCTTGAATTTGCAACGGGTGTGCGGGGTTGAACCTTTAATAGATAGTTTTTATATTTTCGGAACAAGTAAGGAGCAATTATGCCGTATAAGCATGCTGGAGAAGTGGGCGATGTGTGGAAGCATATGCCACTATGCGAAATACTTAAAATAGAAAAGCCTGTAAAATATCATGAGTCAAACTCTGCCTATTCGGGATATACTATTTCAAGAAATCCCAAGACGGAATATGGCATTTTGAAAGTGTTGCAATCTTCTCGCGATGATGTGTTTGTAAACAGTGAATACTGCAAGATATTAAAAGCAAATGGGATGGGCAATCTGCGTTATACTGGTTCGCCCGGTTTAGCAATGGAAACCCTCTC encodes:
- a CDS encoding ParB N-terminal domain-containing protein, with product MAKKPKKKAPQATPAPKSTQGVKPMPPVTAPQSPEVTPPSKPNNPAPTAPKEPIVPTSNAPKDEKPPTEAKTDKKTASAPAKSDTPEKTTPTKPPTAAEKSPITTPVPPEADKPEKTNAAQVPSTNTKPSDKSKEENSADSPAKPNIEAATPAIPPNITPTAKVIPQKPEKIVLVERSKIRPFKNHPYKVGDNAEMQALTESVKIHGITQAVTLRPLKDDPDGFEFEMVSGHRRDHAAGNAEIAKIPAVIRDLTDDQAIQQMVEDNQTQRENILVSEKAQALKMQRDAIKRQGARDGTGERADAIVGERNTMSGKQVQRYIKLTELVPELMELVDAKKMGFTTAVELAHIKDKGHQRYIAENINSLGSAPSLAQAQRMREMSDKDTFNPDVIDGIMMEQKKKENDNVILSNKELAEFFPKGTTPAQMREQIMKMLAVTAKNNQKLTQAKLPVGDNR